In Cyanobium sp. WAJ14-Wanaka, a single genomic region encodes these proteins:
- a CDS encoding methyltransferase domain-containing protein — translation MPPLNLTQQQEQYLRDNFQLSYHIPYLDVCSKKISLKDLDVLEIGGALPASLVIEHLECNSWSAVEAPSYDIELGEANQFHRNHKEQQKLIDLGHRYRHFYCNAEDLGDEHLNQYDLIFTIACFEHINRLPLAIEKMLQYLKPGGKLFTMHSPIWSAFDGHHLPIGIPERFDTQLPDSSYIFQPWGHLLQSRAATFTDIASRFDREFAEEVIYNTYNSNHINRYFSEDYWVVFEASGFLIEEYQITFPRNPSPEIQSALEGIYPGYKQFGNNGIYAILQKPSASVVTF, via the coding sequence ATGCCCCCCCTGAATCTTACGCAACAACAAGAGCAATATCTTCGCGATAACTTCCAGCTCAGCTATCACATCCCCTACCTAGATGTGTGCTCAAAAAAAATCTCCTTAAAAGATCTCGACGTTCTTGAAATCGGAGGTGCCCTGCCGGCCTCATTGGTGATTGAACATCTAGAATGCAATAGCTGGAGCGCAGTTGAAGCGCCCTCCTATGACATAGAGCTTGGTGAAGCCAATCAATTTCACCGAAACCACAAGGAGCAACAGAAACTCATTGATCTTGGCCACCGCTATCGCCACTTTTACTGCAATGCGGAAGATCTTGGCGACGAGCATCTAAATCAATATGACTTGATTTTCACCATCGCTTGTTTTGAGCACATAAACAGGCTGCCACTGGCTATTGAAAAAATGCTCCAGTACCTAAAGCCAGGTGGCAAGCTATTTACCATGCACTCGCCAATCTGGAGTGCCTTTGATGGCCACCATCTGCCCATTGGCATCCCCGAGCGCTTCGACACTCAGCTGCCTGACTCAAGTTACATTTTTCAGCCCTGGGGGCACTTGCTCCAGTCTCGCGCTGCGACATTCACTGATATCGCCAGCCGTTTCGACCGCGAGTTCGCGGAGGAAGTAATTTACAACACCTACAACAGCAATCACATCAATCGTTACTTCAGCGAAGATTATTGGGTTGTCTTTGAAGCCTCAGGATTTCTAATTGAGGAATATCAAATCACTTTTCCGCGAAACCCATCTCCTGAAATACAATCTGCGCTCGAAGGCATCTATCCCGGATACAAGCAGTTTGGCAATAATGGTATTTATGCAATCCTGCAAAAACCCTCTGCCAGCGTGGTTACTTTCTAA